Proteins encoded in a region of the Triticum dicoccoides isolate Atlit2015 ecotype Zavitan chromosome 3A, WEW_v2.0, whole genome shotgun sequence genome:
- the LOC119269967 gene encoding UDP-glucuronate:xylan alpha-glucuronosyltransferase 1-like: MGSLEARYRPAGAADDTAKRRTQKSKSFKEVEKFDVFVLEKSSGCKFRSLQLLLFAIMSAAFLTLLYTPSVYEHQLQSNSRFVNVGWIWDKTIPDPRYVSTMPVQWDDVYKTIESLNGGEQKLKVGLLNFNSTEFGSWTQLLPESEFSIIRLEHANESITWQTLYPEWIDEEEETEIPSCPSLPEPNFPRGTHFDVIAVKLPCTRVGGWSRDVARLHLQLSAAKLAVTAARGNRGVHVMFVTECFPLPNLFSCKNLKKHEGNAWLYKPDSKALKEKLRLPIGSCELAVPLKAKSRLYSVDRRREAYATILHSASEYVCGAIAAAQSIRQAGSTRDFVILVDDTISDHHRKGLESAGWKVRIIERIRNPKAERDAYNEWNYSKFRLWQLTDYDKIIFIDADLLILRNIDFLFTMPEISATGNNATLFNSGVMVIEPSNCTFQLLMNHINEITSYNGGDQGYLNEIFTWWHRIPKHMNFLKHFWEGDEEEVKAKKTQLFGANPPILYVLHYLGRKPWLCFRDYDCNWNVPILREFASDIAHTRWWKVHDKMPKKLQSYCLLRSRLKAGLEWERRQAEKANFTDGHWKRNITDKRLKICFEKFCFWESMLWHWGEAPNNATKKASTPALPAATLSSS; encoded by the exons ATGGGCTCCCTGGAGGCGCGGTACCGGCCGGCCGGAGCAGC TGATGACACAGCTAAAAGAAGGACCCAGAAAAGTAAAAGTTTCAAAGAGGTTGAAAAGTTTGATGTATTTGTTCTAGAGAAAAGCTCCGGCTGCAAGTTCCGATCCTTGCAACTTTTGCTCTTCGCTATCATGTCTGCTGCATTTCTGACACTTCTATACACTCCGTCTGTGTACGAGCATCAGTTGCAGTCCAATTCTCG GTTTGTTAATGTTGGATGGATATGGGATAAGACTATCCCTGATCCGCGATATGTATCTACTATGCCCGTTCAGTGGGATGATGTGTATAAAACTATCGAAAGTCTGAATGGTGGTGAGCAGAAGCTCAAGGTCGGACTCTTGAATTTTAACAGCACTGAGTTCGGGTCTTGGACACAATTGCTCCCAGAAAGTGAGTTTTCGATCATAAGGTTGGAGCATGCTAATGAAAGCATCACCTGGCAGACACTGTACCCTGAATGGATTGATGAGGAGGAAGAAACAGAGATACCATCTTGTCCATCGCTTCCAGAGCCTAATTTCCCAAGAGGGACACACTTTGATGTTATTGCTGTGAAGCTTCCCTGTACCCGAGTTGGCGGGTGGTCCAGAGATGTTGCGCGGTTGCATCTGCAGTTGTCAGCAGCAAAATTGGCCGTGACTGCCGCAAGAGGCAACCGGGGGGTACATGTGATGTTTGTGACGGAGTGCTTCCCTCTTCCGAATCTCTTCTCTTGCAAGAATCTTAAGAAACATGAAGGCAATGCTTGGCTATACAAGCCTGACTCGAAGGCATTAAAGGAGAAGCTTAGACTTCCGATTGGATCTTGTGAGCTTGCTGTTCCACTCAAAGCAAAAT CAAGACTTTACTCGGTAGACCGACGCAGAGAAGCATATGCTACCATACTGCATTCAGCAAGCGAGTATGTCTGTGGCGCAATTGCAGCAGCTCAAAGCATTCGTCAAGCAGGATCAACaagggactttgttattcttgttgATGACACCATAAGTGACCATCACCGGAAGGGCCTTGAATCTGCGGGTTGGAAGGTGAGAATAATCGAGAGGATACGGAACCCAAAGGCTGAGCGTGATGCTTACAATGAGTGGAACTACAGCAAATTCCGGTTGTGGCAGCTGACGGATTATGACAAGATCATATTCATAGATGCTGATCTGCTCATCCTGAGGAACATTGATTTCCTGTTTACAATGCCGGAAATCAGTGCAACTGGCAACAATGCAACACTCTTCAACTCTGGTGTCATGGTTATCGAGCCTTCAAACTGCACATTCCAGCTGTTAATGAATCACATCAACGAGATCACATCTTACAATGGTGGCGATCAGGGATACTTGAACGAGATATTCACATGGTGGCATCGGATTCCAAAGCACATGAACTTCCTGAAGCATTTCTGGGAGGGCGACGAAGAGGAGGTGAAGGCGAAGAAGACCCAGCTGTTCGGCGCCAACCCGCCGATCCTCTACGTCCTCCACTACCTGGGCCGCAAGCCATGGCTATGCTTCCGGGACTACGACTGCAACTGGAACGTTCCGATACTGCGGGAGTttgccagcgacatcgcgcacacgCGGTGGTGGAAGGTGCATGACAAGATGCCCAAGAAGCTGCAGAGCTACTGCCTCCTGAGGTCGAGGCTGAAGGCGGGGCTGGAGTGGGAGCGGAGGCAGGCGGAGAAGGCCAACTTCACGGACGGGCACTGGAAGCGGAACATCACCGACAAGAGGCTCAAGATTTGCTTCGAGAAGTTTTGCTTCTGGGAGAGCATGCTGTGGCACTGGGGCGAGGCCCCCAACAACGCGACGAAGAAGGCCTCGACGCCGGCGCTGCCCGCCGCGACCCTGTCGAGCTCGTGA